Below is a genomic region from Candidatus Omnitrophota bacterium.
TATTTTTTTACTGGATACTGATACTGATACTGACCCAGGGGAATATGGGAACACTCCTGAGGCAGAAATCGATCATTTATTATATAGGGTTCATATTCACCGCGATCTCCATAGAAAGGGCGCTCGAACTTATGAGGGACAGAGGTAAGGATATATGCAAAGCCGGATCGTGAGGTCTCTCTACATATCGTACAACGGTATCAATGAGCCGATCGTCCGCTCGCAGGTCATACCGTATCTTCGGGAGCTCTCTAAGAAGGGGATAAGATTTTACCTGCTGACGTTTGAAAAGGAGCGGCTGGACCGTTCAGAAAGAAACCGGATCCGTTCCATGCTCGATGCGCAGTTTGCCGGCGGCGCCGGCGTCGAGTGGCTCTCCCTGACATATCATAAATGGCCGTCCGTGCCGGCGAAGGTATTTGATATAGCCGCAGGGTTTATATATGCCTCTTACATCATAATGGCGCATAAGATCGATATAGTGCATGCGCGGGCGATAGTCGCCGCTGCAGCAGGTCTGGGGCCGGCGAAGCTATTCGGCCGGAAGTTCATATTCGATACGAGGGGTATCGACTCCGAAGAGTATGTTGACGGGGCCCTGTGGCCCCGCGGGGGATTCAGGCATACCTCAGCCCGGTTTTTCGAGGACGTCATTACGAGGTCTTCCGACCGGGTGATAGTCCTGACGGACATATTCCTCGGCATAATGAAAGAGAGGTATAAGTCCGGGAGAGAGCGGTTCTCTGCTATACCGTGCGCGGTCGATACCGGGCTCTTCAAATTCAGGGCGGAGAAGGACCCCGGGGTCGTCGAGCGCCTGAGGCTTAAGGATAAATTCGTGATCGTATATAGCGGGTCTCTCGGCACATGGTACATGCTGGGAGAGATGGTCGGCCTCTTTGCGGAGGCGATGAAACATATCGGCAATGCGCATCTTTTGATAATAACCGGCGCCGACAGGGGGATCGTGACGGATGCGATGAAGGAAGGCCTTGTAGACGAGCGCCGCGTCACGGTAATCGATGCGGCTTACGAAGAGATGCCGGGATACCTGTCGGCCTGCGATCTCGGGATATTCTTCATAAAGCCGGTCTTTTCCAAATTATCGTCGTCGCCGGTCAAATTCGCCGAATATCTGGCCAGCGGCCTGCCGGTCATAATAAATTCCGGGATCGGTGATACGGACGGGATCGTGAAGCGATATGATGTTGGGGCGGTCGTGGGGAATTTTACCGCACGGGACTATTCGGGTGCCGTGGAGTACGTGATCTCTATGCTGAAGAACGGGAAAGAAGGATTGAAGAAAAGGTGCGCCGCGGCGGCGGAGAAAGAATTTTCGCTTACGGAAGCGGTTGAACGGTACAGCAGGATATACAGCTCACTTATTACAGACAGAACAAAATAGAAGGAGAAGACAGGTGATACCTACAGCAAGGCCGTCCGTCGGCAGGGAAGAGTTGGAAAATATCGAGAAGGTATTCGGCACAGCGTGGCTCGGCATGGGGTCCTGTGTGTATGAGTTCGAGAAAGCGATCGAGGCCTACACCGGCGCGGGATATGCCATCGCCGTGAATACGGGCACCACCGCCATACACCTGGCCCTGGCAAGCGCCGGCATCGGGCGCGACGATGAGGTCATAGTGCCGTCCCTGACATTTGCCGGCACCGTGCAGCCTATAATAAATGTAGGGGCAGTGCCCGTCTTCTGCGAGGTGGAACCGGATACGCTCAATATCGATATATGCGACGTCAAAAAGCTTGTCACGAGAAAGACGAAGGCGATACTGCCGGTCCATTACGGCGGCATGGCATGCGATATGGACGGCCTCTTATCGATAGCTAAAAGGCGCGGCATTACGGTGATAGAGGACGCCGCCCACGCGTTCGGCTCGGAGTACAAGGATAAGAAGATAGGGAGCTTTGGCCACCTCACATGTTTCAGCTTCGATCCGATAAAGAGCCTGACCTGCGGCGAGGGAGGGGCCGTGGTCACCTCCAGCTCCAGGATGGCTGAGCGCCTCCGCCGCAAACGGCTTTTGGGGATAAGCAAGGATACATGGATGCGCTATAAGAACAAGAGGAGCTGGTTC
It encodes:
- a CDS encoding DegT/DnrJ/EryC1/StrS family aminotransferase; translated protein: MIPTARPSVGREELENIEKVFGTAWLGMGSCVYEFEKAIEAYTGAGYAIAVNTGTTAIHLALASAGIGRDDEVIVPSLTFAGTVQPIINVGAVPVFCEVEPDTLNIDICDVKKLVTRKTKAILPVHYGGMACDMDGLLSIAKRRGITVIEDAAHAFGSEYKDKKIGSFGHLTCFSFDPIKSLTCGEGGAVVTSSSRMAERLRRKRLLGISKDTWMRYKNKRSWFYEVVTEGYRYHMSNINAAIGLAQFKKLSGFLEKKRRIVMEYDSFFKGVEGIELLKRDHKRTAPFNYTIKIKRARDEFMSYMEKKGISVGVNYIPNHIQPFFKRWKRRLPVTEKVWRQIVSLPLYYDMGPDEIRQVTDAVRAFTES
- a CDS encoding glycosyltransferase — its product is MQSRIVRSLYISYNGINEPIVRSQVIPYLRELSKKGIRFYLLTFEKERLDRSERNRIRSMLDAQFAGGAGVEWLSLTYHKWPSVPAKVFDIAAGFIYASYIIMAHKIDIVHARAIVAAAAGLGPAKLFGRKFIFDTRGIDSEEYVDGALWPRGGFRHTSARFFEDVITRSSDRVIVLTDIFLGIMKERYKSGRERFSAIPCAVDTGLFKFRAEKDPGVVERLRLKDKFVIVYSGSLGTWYMLGEMVGLFAEAMKHIGNAHLLIITGADRGIVTDAMKEGLVDERRVTVIDAAYEEMPGYLSACDLGIFFIKPVFSKLSSSPVKFAEYLASGLPVIINSGIGDTDGIVKRYDVGAVVGNFTARDYSGAVEYVISMLKNGKEGLKKRCAAAAEKEFSLTEAVERYSRIYSSLITDRTK